From a region of the Salmo trutta chromosome 10, fSalTru1.1, whole genome shotgun sequence genome:
- the LOC115201762 gene encoding zinc finger CCHC domain-containing protein 24-like: MHDIQRNVTECLWARPKGEGVTPYQGKKRCFREYKCPKCKRKWVSGNSWANMGQECIKCHINVYPQKQRPLEKPDGLDVSDQSKEHPQHLCEKCKVLGYYCRRVQ; this comes from the exons ATGCATGACATCCAGCGCAACGTAACGGAGTGCTTATGG GCTCGGCCTAAAGGGGAAGGCGTGACCCCATATCAGGGCAAGAAGAGGTGTTTCAGGGAATACAAGTGCCCTAAATGCAAGAGGAAGTGGGTGAGTGGAAACTCCTGGGCCAACATGGGACAAGAATGCATCAAGTGCCACATCAACGTTTACCCTCAGAAGCAG aGACCTCTGGAGAAACCTGATGGGTTAGATGTTTCAGACCAGAGCAAGGAGCACCCACAGCACCTGTGTGAAAAATGCAAGGTCCTCGGCTACTACTGTCGTCGCGTGCAATAA